The genomic stretch ATACAGACGGCGCACCAACGGACAATGATCCCGTGGGAAGGACCACTGCCGGAGCCGGGCGCCCGTCGGCTTGCCGATATGGCTGATGTGCTGGCAGCACCTGAATATGCGGACCGGGACCCCTCCCGTCCCCTCTATTATATGTATCGTGATTGCGCCAGGAGCGATGAGGACCGACGCTGGCTTGCCGATCATGACGTCCGTTACGACATCACCGTCATCATGCCCGGCGTGATCGGGCCCGAACTGGTGAAGACGAAGGGGCATTATCATCCCGAAAATCCGGCGGGCGTTGGATTTCCTGAGGTGTATGAGGTGATGAGCGGGCGCGCCCATTTCCTGCTCCAGAATAGGGAGGCATCCTCCGTGCTGTTTGTCGAGGCCACCGCCGGAGAAGTCGTGGTGATCCCGCCGGGCTACGGGCATGTGACGATCAATCCCGGGGATGAGGATCTGGTGATGGCAAATCTGGTTTCGACCGCCTTTGCCAGCGAGTATGCTCCCTATGCACGTCTCGGCGGTGCGGCCTATTATGAGATGGAGGACGGGAGCATCGTGAAAAATAACAGATATCCTGACGCCGGTCCCGTGCGGCGGGCGGTGGCCCTGCCGGTGCCAGCGTTCGGGACGGGACCGGGG from Methanofollis fontis encodes the following:
- a CDS encoding glucose-6-phosphate isomerase family protein, with product MIPWEGPLPEPGARRLADMADVLAAPEYADRDPSRPLYYMYRDCARSDEDRRWLADHDVRYDITVIMPGVIGPELVKTKGHYHPENPAGVGFPEVYEVMSGRAHFLLQNREASSVLFVEATAGEVVVIPPGYGHVTINPGDEDLVMANLVSTAFASEYAPYARLGGAAYYEMEDGSIVKNNRYPDAGPVRRAVALPVPAFGTGPGVPLYTLLGREESVRFLNHPEDYADAFSGCLRDAGEVSVCAQMP